In the Verrucomicrobiota bacterium genome, AAACAGGAAAGATCCCGGCACAAGCAACAGCGAAAATAGTCATCGCTTCAGCCGCGCGATTAATGGTCGTCCGCCATGGTTGTTTTAATAGACAGAGAATGGCCGAAATCAAAGTTCCTGCATGGCCGATACCAATCCAGAAAACGAAGTTTACAATGGCCCAACCCCAGTTCATGGGATTTGAAAGACCCCAAACCCCTACCCCGGTTGATACCAGATAGAAAAGACCCATCACGGTAAATGACGCCAGGGAAACGGCACAAGCGAAAGCCACCCACCACCAAACAGGAGTTTTGGCTTCCACAATGCCACATACCTTTTGGGTAATCCATCCAAAGCTGCGGTCGTTTTCGACTAACTTGGGACGAGGCAAATGCGCTGGCTTTACCTCGGCAAGTATTTCGGGCGAAGCCGGTGTTTTTAAATCCAAAGAGAATTGATCAGAAAATGCCATAATCTCGAAAACCTATAAATTAATGACCGTTATGTCCGCCATCCTCTGCAGCGTGAGAATCCACCGCATGCTCATCGCCATGACCTTCACCATGACCATTGACAGCATTATACTCCAAATGGCTTAGCGGATTGTCATAGTAATCCGGCATGAGCGGATTCGGGTTACGTAACTTAGCAAGGTAAGTAGTGCGAGGACGTGTGTTGAGATAACCCAACACTCCATAATCTCGATTAGATACCTTCAACTTGGAAACTTCTGATTCTGGATCGGAAACATCACCAAAAACAATCGCACCTGCAGGACAGACCTGTTGACAGGCAGTTTTGATGGTTCCGTCTGGAACTTTTACATTATCGGAATTGCGGGCTTCAACCTTTTGGTCAATCTTCGCCGCCTGGATTCTTTGAGTGCAATAGGTGCACTTTTCCATAACACCACGCATACGAACCGAAACTTCCGGGTTCTTGGACATCATCTTCAACTCGTCCATTCCACCAGGTCCGAGGGGACCTTCGTAAACGCTGTCCATTTCGCGATCATTCCAATCGAAGAAATTGAAGCGACGAACTTTGTATGGACAGTTGTTGGCACAATATCGGGTTCCAACACAACGGTTGTAGGCCATGACATTCAGTCCTTCATCATCGTGAACGGTTGCATTAACCGGGCAGACAGATTCACAAGGTGCCATTTCGCAATGCTGACAAGTCATCGGCTGAAGTGAAACCTGTGGGTTGGCTGGGATATCGTTGGTATCACGACCTGGACCGGCTGAGTAATAACGATCCAAACGAATCCAGTGCATCTCACGACCACGCTTCACCTGATCGCGTCCAACAACGGGAATATTATTCTCCGATTGGCAAGCGATGACGCAGGCATTACAGCCAGTGCAAGTATTGAGGTCGATTGACATACCCCACTGGTGAGTGCCTGTAAATTCCGGGGTGACGTAAGCCGAATTACCACGATTCGCTTCGCCGGCAACAATCAGTTTTTGCAGTGGTACTGTGTCGCGACGATTTCCGCCATTCGCATCAAGTCCTAACACCGGGGGAGAGTGAGACTCCATGCCCATGTGGTCTACGAAGTCAGGATGCTCTTTATAAAAATCGAGGTTGGCTTCACGAATAATCGCACGACCTTCCATGGACCAATGCTCCTGGGTATCGGCAAGTTCTTGAATGCCGCCCGCTAATTTGGCTGTCGCACCTGAAATCGAAGAAAGTCCGGTAGATGTACGTAACGTGTAAGCATTGAAGCCGCTGCCTTCACCCACATTACCGGTGACGGTGCGACCGTAACCTAATGAAACAACTATGGTGCTGTCAGGTAAGCCCGGTTGAACATGTGCGGGCCCCCTCAAGGTTTTGCCGCCAACAGATACTTCAATGATGTGGCCTTGCTCCTTACCTCGCTTGTGAGCGTTCGGGTTTTTACTAACCACTTTAATCAAAGTGTTACCAGCAATCACTCCAAGCTCTTGGCCCAATTTCGGGCTGATCAGGAAAGCGTTATCCCAGGTAAGCTTCGTTACGGGATCAGGACACTCCTGTAACCAACCGTTGTTGTTGAACCGTCCGTCATCGAGACTTGGATCCGCTATGAAGCGAACTTCCAGGTTTGATGAAGAAAGCTTGGATGCTCTGATTCCAGCGGACTGAAGCAAATTGGTAATAGCGTTTACATCCAACTTTACTTTTACGCTGTCGCTGGTTGTTCCGGCCCAGAAACCATCGTGTAGGAATTTCTCAAAATCTTTCTGAGAACCACTTAACGATTCGGTAACCGCATCAAATACAATCGTATATCCTTCCTTAGGCTCACCGTTAATAATGACCTCAAGCACTTCATGTTCAGTGAGTCCTTGGAAAAGAGGGAGGATCATCGGCTGAATCGCCAACACCGTGCCGTCAAAAGCAACTGCGTCGCCCCAACTTTCGAGGAAGTGCGCGGCGTTGATATGGCAGTCAGACTTTTCGGACGTTTCATCAAAGTATTCACCTAAACGGACTACTTCACTGACTTTATCCTGAAGCTTGGACCACTCCAAATCGACGGGCGCGTTGTAAACAGGATTACCACCCAAAACCACCAGAGTATCAACATAATCACTGCTTATAGCCTTGGCCAATTCGCTGATCGATTTTGCATTACTTTCGGGAATCTTAACGTATTTTACGGTAGCACCCTGAGCTTTGAGCACTTCGTTCATTGCAATGACAAGTGCGTGAACAGCCTGAGGCTGATGCGGTCCTGCAACGACCAAGGAGTGGCCAGCGTGTGCGAATAAATCCTTGGCACATTCCTCGATCCAATGAGGATCCACATCAAGTCCCTCACCCGATGCTTTAAGCGCTGAAATTGAGTCAGCATTCAAACCCTGAGCTTCAAATATTTCGGCAGCAATCAGCGCAGTGAGTGCTGGAATGTCACTGGATGCGATACGCAAACGGTGATCAGCCATACCTCCAGTGATCGAGTAATAGGACTCCGCGGCGTAGAGCCGGTTCATTGAAGTATGGTCGTCTTCCACCTTGCGGGCTTTAGTAAAATCGCGGGTGTAAGCCAGGTGGTTAGGATCACTGTAAAGGAAATCGGCTTCTAAAGAAAGAACCCGATCAGCTTTTGAAAAATCATAAACGGCGCGAACAGACTCACCAAATGCTATGGCTGCAGCTTTATCAGGATTGGAAGTATCGATAGCATCGTACTCCGCCCAAATCGCTTTTGGAAGTTTTGCTTTTAGCTGCTTTAGATGAGCGGCTCGAGTCAAAGAAGGAACACCTTCGGCAAGAAACGCTAACCCTTCACCACCGTTTTTGGCGTATTTTTTTGAAATGGCTACCAAATGCTCGGTACGCTGATCCTCGGTTAAGGTACGACCTCCCTGAACTGTTTTCTTGGAACGAGATGGGTCGTAAAGATCCAGAATTGCCGCTTGGGCATACTGATTCGTGCTACCCTGCGTGCTTTCAACCAGGTTATTTCCTTCCAGTTTAGTCGGGCGGCCTTCGTTCGTTTCGGCAATCAACGCTATCGGATCGTTCCGATGCGGCATGGCGGACGCATAGTATAAAGGCTTACCGTGTACAATTTCTTCAGGCTGCTGACTGAAAGGCATGATGTACTTTTCAGGGCGGCGACAACCGGTTAGTCCGACACCGGCAAAAGCGAAAGATGCAGACATCACCTTCATGAATTGACGACGATTTACGCCATCCAATTCTGATGCGCCCTCAGGGAATTCCCGGTGCAGGTAGTTTTTGAATCCTTCGGTCTCAGCCAACTCATCCAGGCTTTTCCAGTAATGAGGACCTTTGAGGTCAGAATCCGAAGGTTCGGGATGTTTAAGAAATTTTTTCATCGGTGACATCCTGAGCAGCTGGTGGGTGGATTTACTTTCCAATGCTCTTTCATTTCATTTCCATCTTTCAATTGCTGCTCCTTGCTTTCCGGATGCCAGTCGAGGTCAAACACTTTGTCCAGCGGACGAATTCTTTCCTCCGGGTTGCGATGGCATTCGAGACAGAAAGCCATGCTAAATGACATTTCATGTCGGACTTCATCCATCTCATTAACCTGTCCGTGACACTCGTAACAGCTGATACCGCGGTTTACGTGAACGGAATGATCGAAATAAACGTAGTCAGGGGCCTTGTGCACTTTAACCCAGGGAATGGCCTCACCGCTAGCAAAGCTGTCGCGAACTGGCTGAAGCTTTTCGCTGAGTGGCAGCACCTGATTGTGGCAATTCATACAAGTACTAGTAGATGGCACGTTTGAGTGGCCGGACTTTTCCACTTGGCTATGGCAATAACGGCAATCAATTCCCAACTCTCCAGCATGGAGGGAGTGCTCAAAAGCAACTGGCTGAATCGGTTGATAACCCACACGTGAGTATTTGGGAGTCAAATAATAGTTGAAACCCGCCGTCACCGTTGCACCCAACAATAATAGTGCGATCACTATCCTGATAGGTGCTTTGTTGGCTTCTTTCGA is a window encoding:
- a CDS encoding TAT-variant-translocated molybdopterin oxidoreductase translates to MKKFLKHPEPSDSDLKGPHYWKSLDELAETEGFKNYLHREFPEGASELDGVNRRQFMKVMSASFAFAGVGLTGCRRPEKYIMPFSQQPEEIVHGKPLYYASAMPHRNDPIALIAETNEGRPTKLEGNNLVESTQGSTNQYAQAAILDLYDPSRSKKTVQGGRTLTEDQRTEHLVAISKKYAKNGGEGLAFLAEGVPSLTRAAHLKQLKAKLPKAIWAEYDAIDTSNPDKAAAIAFGESVRAVYDFSKADRVLSLEADFLYSDPNHLAYTRDFTKARKVEDDHTSMNRLYAAESYYSITGGMADHRLRIASSDIPALTALIAAEIFEAQGLNADSISALKASGEGLDVDPHWIEECAKDLFAHAGHSLVVAGPHQPQAVHALVIAMNEVLKAQGATVKYVKIPESNAKSISELAKAISSDYVDTLVVLGGNPVYNAPVDLEWSKLQDKVSEVVRLGEYFDETSEKSDCHINAAHFLESWGDAVAFDGTVLAIQPMILPLFQGLTEHEVLEVIINGEPKEGYTIVFDAVTESLSGSQKDFEKFLHDGFWAGTTSDSVKVKLDVNAITNLLQSAGIRASKLSSSNLEVRFIADPSLDDGRFNNNGWLQECPDPVTKLTWDNAFLISPKLGQELGVIAGNTLIKVVSKNPNAHKRGKEQGHIIEVSVGGKTLRGPAHVQPGLPDSTIVVSLGYGRTVTGNVGEGSGFNAYTLRTSTGLSSISGATAKLAGGIQELADTQEHWSMEGRAIIREANLDFYKEHPDFVDHMGMESHSPPVLGLDANGGNRRDTVPLQKLIVAGEANRGNSAYVTPEFTGTHQWGMSIDLNTCTGCNACVIACQSENNIPVVGRDQVKRGREMHWIRLDRYYSAGPGRDTNDIPANPQVSLQPMTCQHCEMAPCESVCPVNATVHDDEGLNVMAYNRCVGTRYCANNCPYKVRRFNFFDWNDREMDSVYEGPLGPGGMDELKMMSKNPEVSVRMRGVMEKCTYCTQRIQAAKIDQKVEARNSDNVKVPDGTIKTACQQVCPAGAIVFGDVSDPESEVSKLKVSNRDYGVLGYLNTRPRTTYLAKLRNPNPLMPDYYDNPLSHLEYNAVNGHGEGHGDEHAVDSHAAEDGGHNGH
- a CDS encoding cytochrome C, giving the protein MSTIFSKEANKAPIRIVIALLLLGATVTAGFNYYLTPKYSRVGYQPIQPVAFEHSLHAGELGIDCRYCHSQVEKSGHSNVPSTSTCMNCHNQVLPLSEKLQPVRDSFASGEAIPWVKVHKAPDYVYFDHSVHVNRGISCYECHGQVNEMDEVRHEMSFSMAFCLECHRNPEERIRPLDKVFDLDWHPESKEQQLKDGNEMKEHWKVNPPTSCSGCHR